In the bacterium genome, ATGTTGTCATTCACATAGATAGATAATCTTCCCAATTAAGTACTAGGTACAGTCAAAATTTTATCATCATTACCTCTTTCATCATATCCAAAGTTTCTGAAGCTCTATTTTTTGCTACTTTAGTTCCTTCCATAGTCAAATTTAACAATTGATCAACTTTAGATTCAGCTTCATTTCTTTTCTCTCGAATTGGAGTTAAATATTCGTTCATTGCTTGAAATAATTTTTCTTTTACCTCAACATCGCCAACTTGACCTTTTGTATATCTATCTTTCAAATCTTGAACTTCATCTAAGTTTGAATTAAACAAATCATGATAAGTAAATGCTACATTCCCTTCAATATGACCTATATCAGTTGCTCGAACTCTAGTTGGATCAGTATAAACTGAAAAGACTTTCTTGCGAAGTTCTTCTTCAGAGTCTGACAAATAAATTGCGTTATTTAGTGATTTCCCCATCTTTTCATTTCCATCAATCCCCGGAACATTTCTTTCAACTCCAAGCAAAGCTTCTGGAAGATTGAAAATGTTAGAATTGTAAGTTGCATCAAACTTTTGAGCAATATCTCGAGTTTCTTCAATCATTGGAAGTTGATC is a window encoding:
- the trpS gene encoding tryptophan--tRNA ligase; protein product: MSNTNSKKTILTGDRSTGKLHIGHLLGSLQNRVRLQEEYNQFILIANVQALSDNFDNPQKVKNSIVELLKDYYAVGIDFEKSHIVIQSEVPQIHEMFVYFSNFVSVQQVAQNPTVKQEMKTKEGFEKSTPLGFFFYPIHQVADILSVRADLVPVGKDQLPMIEETRDIAQKFDATYNSNIFNLPEALLGVERNVPGIDGNEKMGKSLNNAIYLSDSEEELRKKVFSVYTDPTRVRATDIGHIEGNVAFTYHDLFNSNLDEVQDLKDRYTKGQVGDVEVKEKLFQAMNEYLTPIREKRNEAESKVDQLLNLTMEGTKVAKNRASETLDMMKEVMMIKF